The genomic interval GAGCGGTCCCTGGAGGTCCTCAGGCGCCTGTACGCGCGCGTGGGCGACCGGATCACCCTGGTGGGCGTCGGGGGCGTCGAGAACGCCGAGGACGCCTGGCAGCGCATCCTGGCGGGTGCCACGCTGGTCCAGGGCTACAGCGCCTTCGTCTACGAGGGGCCCTTCTGGGCCCGCGCCGTCCACAAGGGCCTCGCTGCGCGTCTGCGCACGAGCCCGTACGCCACCCTCGCCGACGCGGTCGGCGCCGACGTGAGGAAAATCACCGTATGACCGAGCCCTTCGGTGCCCGACTGCGCCACGCCATGGACGAGCGTGGCCCGCTGTGCGTGGGGATCGACCCGCACGCCTCGCTGCTCACCGAGTGGGGCCTGACCGACGACGTCGCCGGTCTGGAGCGGTTCAGCCGCACGGTCGTCGAGGCGCTGTCCGACCGGGTCGCCGTGTTCAAGCCCCAGAGCGCGTTCTTCGAGCGCTTCGGCTCGCGCGGCGTCGCCGTCCTGGAAAAGACCGTCCAGGAGGCCCGCGCGGCCGGTGCGCTGGTCCTCATGGACGCCAAGCGCGGTGACATCGGCTCGACCATGGCCGCGTACGCCGAGGCCTTCCTGCGCAAGGACTCCCCGCTGTTCTCGGACGCGCTGACCGTGTCGCCGTACCTCGGCTACGGCTCGCTCTCGCCGGCCGTCGCGCTGGCACGCGAGAGCGGTGCGGGCCTGTTCGTACTGGCCCTGACCTCCAACCCGGAGGGCGGCGAGGTCCAGCACGCGGTCCGCGCGGACGGCCGGAACGTCGGCGCGACCATGCTGGCCCATCTGGCCGCCGAGAACACCGGCGAGGAGCCCCTGGGGTCCTTCGGCGCCGTCGTCGGGGCCACGCTGGGCGATCTGTCGACCTACGACCTCGACATCAACGGTCCGCTCCTGGCGCCCGGCGTCGGTGCGCAGGGGGCCACCCCGGCCGATCTTCCCCGGGTCTTCGGGGCGGCGATCCGCAATGTGGTCCCGAACGTCAGCCGGGGAGTGCTGCGGCACGGCCCCGACACCGGTGCGCTGCGCGACTCCGCCGAGCGGTTCGCGGACGAGATCCGGTCGGCGCTGCCGAGCGCATGACGATGTTCGAACCCCTCGTTCGAGTCCTCCGGCGAGGGGTTCGAGGACCGCTTGAGTCTGAATACATCCTCAAATCCGGGGCAGTATGTCAGGAATGTCCGGCCTGACGGAGGCTGACCAGGACTTTTCCGCTGTTCTCGCTGACTCTGGCGGACTTGGCCGCTAGTCTCCGACGCAGAGTCAACGGGCAAGCGTGTTGCTCGTGGCTCCCCAGGTGTGGGGCGACTAGGTTCCTCACCGGTCCGTATCCGACAGTTCGACATCCGAGGTGACGTAGGCGTGGCTCTTCCGCCCCTTACCCCTGAACAGCGCGCAGCCGCGCTCGAAAAGGCCGCCGCGGCTCGCCGGGAGCGGGCCGAGGTCAAGAATCGACTCAAGCACTCCGGCGCCTCTCTCCACGAGGTCATCAAGCAGGGCCAGGAGAACGACGTCATCGGCAAGATGAAGGTCTCCGCCCTGCTCGAATCCCTGCCGGGCGTGGGCAAGGTCCGCGCCAAGCAGATCATGGAACGACTGGGCATCTCCGAGAGCCGTCGTGTACGCGGCCTCGGCTCCAACCAGATCGCTTCGCTGGAGCGTGAGTTCGGCAGCACCGGTTCCTGATCCGGGTCACTCCGGGCAGGCAGTCCCGGGCACTCCGGGATTGCTGGAATAATCGCTGCATGGCTGCAACATTCCGGGGGACGACCCCCGAGCCCCCGGACGTACGTCCGCGGCTGACCGTGCTCTCCGGCCCCTCGGGGGTCGGCAAGAGCACGGTCGTCGCCCATATGCGCAAGGAACACCCCGAGGTCTGGCTCTCGGTGTCGGCGACGACCCGCAAGCCCCGCCCCGGCGAGAAGCACGGCGTCCAGTACTTCTTCGTCACCGACGAGGAGATGGACAAGCTGATCGCCAACGGCGAGCTGCTGGAGTGGGCGGAGTTCGCCGGCAACCGCTACGGCACGCCGCGTGCGGCCGTGCTGGAGCGGCTGGAGGCGGGCGAGCCCGTCCTCCTGGAGATCGACCTCCAGGGTGCCCGGCAGGTCCGTGAGTCCATGGCGGACGCCCAGCTGGTGTTCCTGGCTCCTCCCTCCTGGGAGGAGCTCGTGCGCAGACTCACCGGACGTGGCACCGAGCCGCCCGAGGTGATCGAGCGCCGCCTGGACGCGGCGAAGATCGAACTGGCGGCTGAACCCGAGTTCGATGTGACCTTGGTCAACACCTCCGTCGAGGACGTGGCGCGCGAGCTGCTAGCCTTGGTGGATGTTGTGTGATCGTGCCTGCTCATCGAGGCTTGATCCTCTGCACTGATTCTTTCCCATCCATCGGAAGGTAGAGCGTGTCCTCTTCCATCTCCGCGCCCGAGGGCATCATCAACCCGCCGATCGACGAGCTCCTCGAGGCCACTGACTCGAAGTACAGCCTCGTGATCTACGCGGCCAAGCGGGCCCGCCAGATCAACGCGTACTACTCGCAGCTCGGCGAGGGCCTGCTGGAGTACGTCGGTCCGCTGGTGGACACCCACGTCCACGAGAAGCCGCTCTCGATCGCCCTGCGCGAGATCAACGCGGGTCTGCTGACGTCCGAGGCCGTCGAGGGCCCGGCGCAGTAGTAGTACTTTCAGCTTTTCGCTGACTTATCCACAGGCCCGGCAGCGCGACTGCCGGGCCTGTGGTGTGTGATGGACCCGTACGCCGCCCGCGTACGTTGCCGAGCCGGGGAGAGACGGTGGACAAGCCGAAGGTCGTGCTGGGGGTCAGCGGCGGCATCGCCGCGTACAAGGCCTGCGAGCTGCTGAGAAGGCTCACGGAGTCAGGCCACGACGTCCGCGTCGTCCCCACCGCCTCCGCGCTGCACTTCGTGGGCGCCGCCACATGGTCCGCGCTGTCCGGCAAGCCGGTCTCGACCGAGGTCTGGGACGACGTCCACGAGGTCCCGCACGTCCGCATCGGGCAGCACGCCGACCTCGTCGTGGTGGCCCCGGCCACGGCCGACATGCTCGCCAAGGCGGCACACGGCCTGGCGGACGACCTCCTGACCAACACGCTCCTCACGGCCCGCTGCCCCATCGTCTTCGCGCCCGCCATGCACACCGAGATGTGGGAGCACCCGGCCACCCAGGAGAACGTGGCGACGCTTCGGCGCCGCGGCGCCCTCGTGATCGAACCGGCTGTCGGCCGGCTGACCGGCGTCGACACCGGCAAGGGCCGGCTGCCGGACCCCGCCGAGATCTTCGAGGTCTGCCGCCGGGTGCTGGCCCGCGGTGCCACCGAGCCCGACCTCGAGGGCCGGCACGTCGTCGTCAGCGCCGGCGGCACCCGCGAGCCCCTCGACCCGGTCCGCTTTCTCGGCAACCGCTCCTCCGGCAAGCAGGGGTACGCCCTGGCCCGCACCGCGGCCGCGCGCGGCGCCCGGGTCACGCTGATCGCGGCTAACACCGGCATGCCGGACCCCGCCGGCGTGGACGTGGTCCCCGTGGGGACGGCCGTACAGCTGCGCGAAGCGGTCCTGAAGGCGGCGGCCGACGCCGACGCCGTCGTCATGGCGGCGGCGGTCGCGGACTTCCGGCCCCAGACCTACGCGGCCGGAAAGATCAAGAAGAAGGACGGCCAGGACCCCGAGCCCATCGTCCTGGTGCGGAATCCGGACATCCTCGCCGAGATCTCGGCCGAGCGCGCCCGCCCCGGCCAGGTGATCGTCGGATTCGCCGCCGAGACCGACGACGTGCTGGCCAACGGCCGTACGAAGCTGGAGCGCAAGGGCTGCGACCTGCTCGTCGTCAACGAGGTGGGCGAGCGCAAGACCTTCGGGTCGGAGGAGAACGAGGCGGTGGTGCTGGGCGCCGACGGCAGCGAGACCCCGGTGCCGCACGGCCCGAAGGAGTTCCTGGCCGAAACGGTCTGGGACCTGGTGGTGAGCCGCCTGCACTGAACGCTTCATCCGTTTCTCGGCCCCACGTACCTCCGCGGTAGAGGTGTGGCGCCCCTGGCCAAGTCCACTCGGAATTGGGCACAATGCCCGTGCCGCAGGTCACGGCCCTTCCGAGAGGCGAGACAGGGGGGCCGGTGGCCGAGCACGACCGATAAACTGTTCTCGGACTGTGCCGGGCGCAGCCCCCGAGCCCGTCCGCCAATGATCAGCCAGCAGCCGCTGCAACCCCAGGGAGCGTTGTGTCCCGTCGTCTGTTCACCTCGGAGTCTGTGACCGAGGGCCACCCCGACAAGATCGCTGACCAGATCAGTGACACCATCCTCGACGCGCTCCTCAAGGAGGACCCGACCTCCCGGGTCGCTGTCGAGACCCTGATCACCACCGGTCTGGTGCATGTGGCCGGTGAGGTCACGACCAAGACCTACGCGCCGATCGCCCAGCTGGTGCGCGACAAGATCCTGGAGATCGGTTACGACTCCTCGAAGAAGGGCTTCGACGGCGCCTCCTGCGGTGTCTCGGTGTCGATCGGGGCGCAGTCCCCGGACATCGCGCAGGGTGTCGACACGGCGTACGAGAACCGGGTCGAGGGCGACGACGACGAACTGGACCGCCAGGGCGCGGGCGACCAGGGTCTGATGTTCGGCTACGCGACGGACGAGACCCCGACGCTGATGCCGCTGCCGATCTTCCTGGCGCACCGTCTGGCCAAGCGCCTGTCCGAGGTCCGCAAGAACGGCACCATCCCCTACCTGCGCCCCGACGGCAAGACGCAGGTCACCATCGAGTACGACGGTGACAAGGCGGTCCGTCTGGACACGGTCGTGGTCTCCTCGCAGCACGCGTCGGACATCGACCTGGACTCCCTGCTGGCCCCCGACATCCGCGAGTTCGTGGTGGAGCCGGAGCTCAAGGCGCTCCTGGACGAGGGCATCAAGCTGGACACGGACAGCTACCGTCTCCTGGTCAACCCGACCGGCCGGTTCGAGATCGGCGGCCCGATGGGTGACGCGGGTCTGACCGGCCGCAAGATCATCATCGACACGTACGGCGGCATGGCCCGTCACGGCGGCGGTGCCTTCTCGGGCAAGGACCCGTCCAAGGTGGACCGCTCGGCGGCGTACGCGATGCGCTGGGTCGCCAAGAACGTCGTGGCGGCCGGTCTTGCCTCGCGCTGCGAGGTCCAGGTGGCCTACGCCATCGGCAAGGCCGAGCCCGTGGGCCTGTTCGTCGAGACCTTCGGCACCGCGAAGATCGACGCGGACAAGATCGAGAAGGCGATCGACGAGGTCTTCGACCTCCGTCCGGCCGCCATCATCCGCGACCTCGACCTGCTGCGCCCGATCTACTCCCTGACGGCGGCGTACGGCCACTTCGGCCGGGAGCTGCCGGAGTTCACGTGGGAGAAGACGGACCGCGTGGAGGCGCTGCGCAAGGCCGCGGGCCTGTAGGTCCGTAAGCCCCCTGCGGCTCGCCGCGAGGCCCGGTGTCCCTCTGGGATGCCGGGCCTCGCGCCGTCCCGGGATGCCGGGCCTCACGTGTCACTGGCCGGTCCCTTCGGGTTCGGGCGGCGTCGGTTGTCAGTGGGGTTTGGTAAGAATGCAAGCGTGAGCAGCGAGAACGGGTCGGTGGACGGTGGCGCCGAGGGAGCGCAGCCCGAGCAGCTTGCGCTCATTCGGGAGAGTGTGCGGAACGCCAAGGTGCCGCGGGCCAAGCCGCGGACCTGGCGGGGGGCCGCGCTGGCCAAGGAGTTGCCGGTCGCGCGGGTGCTGGTCGACAAGGGCGTGCTGCATCTCGACCGGTACTTCGACTACGCCGTGCCCGAGGAGCTGGACGCGGACGCGCAGCCGGGGGTGCGGGTGCGGGTGCGCTTCGGGGCCGGGCGGGGGCGGGTCCGGGAAGGGCGGCGTGAGGGCGGGGGGCTGATCGACGGGTTTCTCGTCGAGCGGCTCGCGGAGTCGGACTACTCCGGGCCGCTGGCGGCGCTCGCCCAGGTCGTCTCGTCCGAGCCAGTGCTCAGCGAGGAGCTTCTGGGGCTCGCGCGGGCCGTCGCCGACCGGTACGCGGGCAGCCTCGCCGATGTGCTGCAGCTCGCCGTGCCGCCTCGTAGCGCCCGTGCCGAGCAGCGGCCCTCGCCCGAGCCGTTGCCGCCGCCCGCCGCGCCGGAGGCGGGGTCCTGGGGGCGGTACGAGCGGGGGGGCGCGTTTCTGGAGTCACTGGCCTCGGGGGGCGCGCCGCGCGCGGTGTGGAACGCCCTGCCCGGGCCGGAGTGGAGCGAGGAGCTGGCGAGGGCCGTTGCCGCGACCCTGGCCTCAGGGCGGGGCGCGCTCGTCGTCGTGCCGGACGGGCGGGCTGTCGCACGGGTCGACGCCGCCCTGACCTCGGTGCTGGGCGAGGGGCGGCATGCGGTTCTGACCGCCGACGCCGGGCCCGAGAAGCGGTATCGGGAGTGGCTGGCCGTGCGGCGGGGCGCCGTGCGGGCCGTGGTCGGGACGCGGGCCGCCATGTTCGCCCCGGTGCGGGACCTGGGGCTCGTCGCTCTGTGGGACGACGGCGACGACAGTCACAGCGAGCCGCACGCCCCGCAGCCGCATGCGCGCGAGGTGTTGTTGTTGCGGGCCGCGCAGGACAAGTGCGGCTTCCTGCTGGGGAGTTGGAGCTGCACCGTGGAGGCCGCGCAGCTCGTGGAGAGCGGGTGGGCCCGGCCGCTCGTGGCCTCGCGGGAGCAGGTGCGGGCCGTCGCCCCGCTGGTGCGGACCGTCGGCGACCAGGATCTCGCGCGGGACGAGGCGGCGCGGGCGGCCCGGCTGCCCACGCTCGCCTGGCAGGCCGTCAGGGAGGGCCTGCGGCACGGACCGGTGCTCGTGCAGGTGCCGCGGCGGGGGTATGTGCCGCGGATGGCCTGTGCCAACTGCCGGGAGCCCGCGCGGTGTCGGCACTGTGCCGGACCGCTGGAGGGGCAGGAGTCCGCAGCGGCGCTGAGGTGCGGGTGGTGCGGGCGCGAGGAGGGCTCCTGGCACTGTCCGGAGTGCGGGGGGTTCCGGTTGCGGGCGCAGGTGGTGGGAGCCCGGCGCACCGCGGAGGAGCTGGGGCGGGCGTTTCCGGCTGTTCCGGTGCGGACGTCCGGGCGTGAGCATGTGCTGGACACCGTGCCGGGGGCACCGGCACTGGTCGTGAGTACGCCGGGTGCGGAGCCGGTCGCCGAGGGCGGATATGCGGCGGCGCTGTTGCTGGACGGCTGGGCCATGCTCGGGCGACCCGATCTGCGGGCCGGGGAGGATGCGCTGCGGCGCTGGATCGCGGCGGCGGCGCTGGTGCGGGCGCAGGAGGCCGGGGGCACCGTGGTGGTGGTCGCCGAGCCCACGCTGCGGCCGGTGCAGGCGTTGGTGCGCTGGGACCCCGTGGGGCATGCGGTGCGGGAGCTGGGGGAGCGGGCCGAGTTGGGCTTTCCGCCGGTGTCGCGGATGGCCGCGGTGTCGGGGGCGGGGGAGGCGCTCGCCGAGTTCCTGGCGGCCGCGGAACTGCCGGAAGAGGCCGAACTGCTGGGGCCCGTGCCGTTGCCCGTGACGGGGGCGGCGGGACCTCGGAGGGTGGGGGCGCCGCCCGTTGGGGAGCGGTGGGAGCGGGTGCTGGTGCGGGTTCCGCCGGGGAGGGGGGCCGCGCTGGCGGCTGCGCTCAAGGCCGCGCAGGCTTCGCGGATGGCTCGGGGCGGAGGGAGCGCCGGCGAGGGGGCGGTATGGGTGCGGATCGATCCCCCTGACATCGGGTGACGAGTGCGGGTGCGAGTGGGGGTTGAGTGTGAGTGTGAGTGTGAGTGGGGGGGCGGCGGAGGGTGGCCCGGCGATCTGCGACGGTCGCGGGATGGAGGCCTGACCGGTTGGGATAGAGGCCTGACCGATCGCGGGACGGGCGCATGACCGGTCTCGGGGCCGGCGTCCGACCGATCGCGGGACGGTCGTACGGCGGTGGCCCCCGGACATGCGTCTGCCCTCCCGGTCGTGAGGTGGGAGGGCAGAGAAGGGAGACGGGTCAGCCGTTGCGGGGGCCGGGGAAGGCCGTGGGCCTTGCCTCCTCGCGGAGGGTGGGGCTGCCCGCGGTGGGCTGGGTCGGCATGGAGCGGGCCGCGGGGACCGTGGGGACCGTGGGGACCGAAGGCACCGTGGGGATACCGGTGTTGACGCTGACCGTGCGGGTTCCCGACGGATCCGTGGCGCGCTCGGCCTCGGCTGTCGCCTGGGCCGCGGCGCGGCGGGCACCGTAACGACGGTGGACCGCCTGCTTGGTGACACCGAGGGCGGAGCCCACCGCGTCCCACGAGAAGCCGAGCGAGCGGTCGAAGTCGACCGCGGCCGTCACCAGGGTCTCGACGCTGTCCCGCAGTTCCTGCGCGAGACGGACCGTGGGGGCGGGGGCGCGTCCGTAGACGACGAAGCCCGTGGAGGGGCCGGAGCGGCGCGGGCGGTAGACGTTGCCCAACTGGGCGGTCAGGGTGCGCAGTGCGTCCACCTGCCGGCGGACCCGCTCGATGTCCCGCACCAGCAAGTGCAGGCTGGCCCGAGCCTGGGCGTCGTGGGTTGCGTGGTCGGCCATGAACAAGCCTCTCGAACCGGCGTTGAAAAGGATGGGGCCGCGATCGCGGCCCGCTGTGGTCAACTCTTTCTTGACCAACGCGTTTACGCTCCGCTGGTCACGCAGTGGGGGCGCACCGGCATATGCGTGCGCCGGGTGTGGGGGGTTCGCGCCTTGATCGGGAACGCGGGCCTCGCCATAGACTTGTGTGTCGCCCGTCGAGACCCGTGCGAGTCACCCGTGCGAGTCACCCGTCCGAGAGGCCCTGCCCACCCATGAAGCTCGTCTTCGCCGGTACCCCCGAGGTCGCCGTTCCCGCCCTGGACGCTCTCATCGCCTCCGGACGGCATGAGGTCGCCGCCGTCGTCACGCGGCCGGACGCACCGGCCGGGCGGGGACGCAGGCTGGTCGCGAGCCCGGTCGCGGAGCGGGCCGAGGAGGCGGGGATCGAGGTGCTGAAGCCCGTCAAGCCGCGGGACCCGGAGTTCCTCGAACGGCTCCGCGAGATCGCCCCGGACTGCTGCCCCGTCGTCGCCTACGGTGCCCTGCTGCCCCGAGTCGCCCTCGACATCCCCGCCCACGGCTGGGTCAACCTGCACTTCTCGCTGCTGCCGGCCTGGCGTGGGGCCGCGCCCGTGCAGCACTCCATCATGGCGGGGGACGAGATCACGGGCGCCTCGACCTTCCTCATCGAGGAGGGCCTGGACTCCGGGCCCGTCTACGGCACCGTCACCGAGGAGATCCGGCACACCGACACCAGCGGTGACCTGCTGACCCGGCTGGCCTTCGCCGGGGCGGGGCTGCTCGCCGCGACCATGGACGGCATCGCGGACGGCACGCTGAAGGCCGTACCGCAGCCGACCGAGGGCATCACCGTCGCCCCGAAGATCACCGTCGAGGACGCGCGGGTCGACTGGGCCGCGCCCGCGCTGCGGGTGGACCGGGTCGTGCGGGGGTGCCACCCCTCGCCCGGCGCCTGGACGACCTTCCGCGGCGAGCGGCTCAAGCTCATCCAGGTCCAGCCGGTGCCCGACCGCACGGATCTCGCCCCCGGCGCGCTCGCCGTCGGCAAGAACAGCGTCCACGTGGGTACCGGGTCGTACGGCGTGGAACTGCTGTGGGTGCAGGCACAGGGCAAGAAGCCGATGAAGGCCGCGGACTGGGCGCGGGGCGTCAGGATCGCGGACGGGGAGAGCGTCGGCGCGTGACGCGCCCCCGGAGCACCGGGCCGCTCGGAGGGTGACGCAACCCCAGGCGGACGTACCCTTGGGGCGTCAGCAGACCTTGAACCCGGAGCACCTTTTTCGTGAGCGAGCAGCCCCGTCGGCCCCGCAAACCCGGCAAGCCCTACCGTCGGCCCCAGAAGGACCCCGTCCGCTTCCTCGCCTTCGAGGCGTTGCGGGCCGTGGACGAGCGGGACGCGTACGCCAACCTCGTCCTGCCGCCGCTGCTCAGGAAGGCACGGGAGAAGGACGGTTTCGAGGCGCGGGACGCGGCGCTCGCCACCGAGCTCGTGTACGGCACACTGCGGCGGCAGGGGACGTACGACGCGATCATCGCCGAGTGCGTCGACCGGCCGCTCCGTGAGGTCGATCCGCCGGTGCTGGACGTGCTGAGCCTCGGGGCGCATCAGCTGCTCGGGACGCGCATCCCGACGCACGCCGCCGTGTCCGCCTCCGTCGAGCTCGCCCGGGTCGTGCTCGGGGACGGGCGGGCCAAGTTCGTCAACGCCGTACTGCGGAAGATCGCGCAGGACGACCTCGACGGGTGGATCGCGAAGGTCGCTCCGCCCTACGACGACGACCCCGAGGACCATCTCGCCCTCGTGCACTCCCACCCCCGCTGGGTCGTCTCCGCGCTGTGGGACTCCCTCGGGGGCGGACGCGCCGGTATTGAGCGGCTGCTGGAGGCCGACAACGAGCGGCCCGAGGTGACCCTGGTCGCCAGGCCGGGGCGGGCCACCGCCGAGGAGCTGCTGCGCGAGGAGTCCGCCGTACCGGGGCGCTGGTCGCCGTATGCCGTACGGCTGGCCGAGGGCGGTGAGCCCGGGGCCGTCGACGCCGTACGCGAAGGCCGGGCCGGGGTGCAGGATGAGGGCAGTCAGCTGGTCGCGCTGGCCCTCGCGAACGTGCCTGTCGAGGGACGGGACGAGAAGTGGCTCGACGGGTGTGCGGGGCCGGGCGGCAAGGCCGCGCTGCTCGCCGCGCTCGCCGCCGAGCGCGGGGCGATGCTGCTCGCCTCCGAGAAGCAGCCCCATCGGGCCGGGCTCGTCGCCAAGGCGCTCGCCGGGAATCCGGGGCCGTATCAGGTGATCGCCGCGGACGGGACCAGGCCGCCGTGGCAGCCGGGGAGCTTCGACCGGGTGCTGATGGACGTGCCATGCACGGGGCTCGGCGCGTTGCGGCGGCGGCCGGAGGCGCGGTGGCGGCGGCGGCCGGAGGACCTGGAGGGGTTCGGGCCGTTGCAGCGGGAGTTGCTGAGTACCGCGGTGGAGTCCGTCAGGGTGGGCGGGGTGGTCGGGTACGCGACCTGTTCCCCTCATCTCGCGGAGACCCGGGCGGTGGTGGAGGACGTGCTCAAGCAGTGGCCGGGTGCCGAGCTGGTGGACGCGCGGCCGTTGTTCCCCGGTGTGCCGGAGCTCGGGGAGGGGCCGGACGTTCAGTTGTGGCCGCATGTGCACGGGACCGATGCGATGTACCTGGCGGTCATCCGCAGGACAGGGTGATCTAGTCGTGCGTCTGCTGCGCCGTCTCGGCCGGTCGCGCAGCTCCCCGCGCCCCTGAGTCGGTCACCTGCTCCTTGGCCAGGCTGTGCGGCCACCACACCTTTGCGCCCACGTCCAGGAACAGGGACGTGACCAGGACCGACCGGACGATGAACGTGTCCAGCAGAACCCCCAGCGCCACCGCGAAGCCGATCTCCGCGAAGGCGACCATGGGGAGGGTGCCGAGGGCGGCGAAGGTGCCGGCCAGGACCAGGCCGGCGGAGGTGATGACCGCGCCGGTCGCGGCCAGGCCCGTGACCACGCCGGGGCGGGTGCCCTGGTGGGCCGCCTCCTCGCGGATGCGGGTGGTCAGGAAGATGTTGTAGTCGATGCCGAGGGCCACCAGGAAGACGAACACGAACAGCGGGAAGTCGGTGGACTCGCCCGCGTAGTCGAAGAGGTGGCGGAAGGCCAGGGCGCTGATGCCGAGGGCCGCCGCGAAGGACAGGATCACCGTCCCGATCAGCAGCAGCGGGGCGATCAGGGCGCGCAGCAGGCCGCACAGGATCAGCATCACGACGACCAGCACCAGCGGGATGATCAGGATGTTGTCGTGCGTGGTCGCCCTGTCCATGTCCAGCAGGGCGGCCGTACCGCCGCCGACCCGGGCGTCGGCGTCCGGGACCGCGTGGACGGCGTCCCGGACCCGCTCCACCGTCTGTTTCGCGGCCTCGCTGTCGGCGGGGGCGGTCATCGTCGCCTCGAAGAGGACCTTGCCCTCGAACGACGGTTTCGTGCCCGGTGGCAGGCCCAGGGACTCGGGCACGACTCCGCGCGTGCCCGCGACCGCCTCGCCGACCTGCCGTGCCTGGGCCTGGTTGCTGACCACGACCAGGGGGTCGCCGCTGCCCGCCGGGAAGTACTTCGCGGACACCTCCTGGCCGACGATCGAGTCGGGCTTCCCAGTGAACGCGTCGGCGTTGCTGATGCCCTCCGCGCGCAGCTGGATCAGACCGAGCGAGCAGACCGCGAGGACCAGTGCCGTGACGGCCCAGACAAAGCGCGGGCGGCGGGCGATACGGCGGCCCGTGCGGGCCCAGACGCCGGACTCCAGGTGGCTGGGAGAGCCGAAGCGCGGGGTCGTGGGCCAGAAGATCCAGCGGCCGCAGATCACCAGCAGGGCCGGGAACAGCGTCATCATCGCCAGCAGGGCGACCCCCACGCCGATCGCCGCGACGGGGCCGAGGCCACGGGTCGAGTTCATCTCTGCGGCCAGCAGGACCAGCATGCTGAGGATCACGGTCGCCCCGGAGGCGATCACCGCCGGGCCCGCGCGGTGCAGGGCTCGGGCCATCGCCTCGTGGCGGTCCTCGTGGCGGTGCAGCTCCTCCCGGTAGCGGGCGACCAGCAGCAGGGCGTAGTCCGTCCCCGCGCCGAAGACGAGGACCGTGAGGATGCCCGCGCTCTGGCCGTTGACCGTCAGGCCCGCGTGGCGCGCCAGCAGGTAGATGAAGGCCTGCGCGGTGAAGAGGGCGGCGACCACCGAGAGCAGCGGGACGAAGAGCAGAGTGGGGCTGCGGAAGGTGATGAGCAGCATGACGACGACGACGCCCATCGCCGCCAGCAGCAGCGTCGAGTCGATGCCCTCGAAGGCCTTGGAGAAGTCCGCGGAGGTGCCGCCCGGGCCGGTGATGTGCACGGCGAGACCGTCGCCGCCCTTGCCGACGACGTCACGGATCGAGTCGACCGCGGGCGTGATCTCCTGCCAGCCCTTCTCGTCCATGGTGATCGGGACGAGGATCTGGGCCGCGCGCGGGTCGCCCTGCCGGTCGTAGATCGGCCCCCGGGTCTCCGCGCCGCGGATGCCGTGCGCCGTGAGCCGCTTGAT from Streptomyces sp. CC0208 carries:
- the pyrF gene encoding orotidine-5'-phosphate decarboxylase, with protein sequence MTEPFGARLRHAMDERGPLCVGIDPHASLLTEWGLTDDVAGLERFSRTVVEALSDRVAVFKPQSAFFERFGSRGVAVLEKTVQEARAAGALVLMDAKRGDIGSTMAAYAEAFLRKDSPLFSDALTVSPYLGYGSLSPAVALARESGAGLFVLALTSNPEGGEVQHAVRADGRNVGATMLAHLAAENTGEEPLGSFGAVVGATLGDLSTYDLDINGPLLAPGVGAQGATPADLPRVFGAAIRNVVPNVSRGVLRHGPDTGALRDSAERFADEIRSALPSA
- a CDS encoding integration host factor, with protein sequence MALPPLTPEQRAAALEKAAAARRERAEVKNRLKHSGASLHEVIKQGQENDVIGKMKVSALLESLPGVGKVRAKQIMERLGISESRRVRGLGSNQIASLEREFGSTGS
- the gmk gene encoding guanylate kinase, giving the protein MAATFRGTTPEPPDVRPRLTVLSGPSGVGKSTVVAHMRKEHPEVWLSVSATTRKPRPGEKHGVQYFFVTDEEMDKLIANGELLEWAEFAGNRYGTPRAAVLERLEAGEPVLLEIDLQGARQVRESMADAQLVFLAPPSWEELVRRLTGRGTEPPEVIERRLDAAKIELAAEPEFDVTLVNTSVEDVARELLALVDVV
- the rpoZ gene encoding DNA-directed RNA polymerase subunit omega, with translation MSSSISAPEGIINPPIDELLEATDSKYSLVIYAAKRARQINAYYSQLGEGLLEYVGPLVDTHVHEKPLSIALREINAGLLTSEAVEGPAQ
- the coaBC gene encoding bifunctional phosphopantothenoylcysteine decarboxylase/phosphopantothenate--cysteine ligase CoaBC codes for the protein MDKPKVVLGVSGGIAAYKACELLRRLTESGHDVRVVPTASALHFVGAATWSALSGKPVSTEVWDDVHEVPHVRIGQHADLVVVAPATADMLAKAAHGLADDLLTNTLLTARCPIVFAPAMHTEMWEHPATQENVATLRRRGALVIEPAVGRLTGVDTGKGRLPDPAEIFEVCRRVLARGATEPDLEGRHVVVSAGGTREPLDPVRFLGNRSSGKQGYALARTAAARGARVTLIAANTGMPDPAGVDVVPVGTAVQLREAVLKAAADADAVVMAAAVADFRPQTYAAGKIKKKDGQDPEPIVLVRNPDILAEISAERARPGQVIVGFAAETDDVLANGRTKLERKGCDLLVVNEVGERKTFGSEENEAVVLGADGSETPVPHGPKEFLAETVWDLVVSRLH
- the metK gene encoding methionine adenosyltransferase, with product MSRRLFTSESVTEGHPDKIADQISDTILDALLKEDPTSRVAVETLITTGLVHVAGEVTTKTYAPIAQLVRDKILEIGYDSSKKGFDGASCGVSVSIGAQSPDIAQGVDTAYENRVEGDDDELDRQGAGDQGLMFGYATDETPTLMPLPIFLAHRLAKRLSEVRKNGTIPYLRPDGKTQVTIEYDGDKAVRLDTVVVSSQHASDIDLDSLLAPDIREFVVEPELKALLDEGIKLDTDSYRLLVNPTGRFEIGGPMGDAGLTGRKIIIDTYGGMARHGGGAFSGKDPSKVDRSAAYAMRWVAKNVVAAGLASRCEVQVAYAIGKAEPVGLFVETFGTAKIDADKIEKAIDEVFDLRPAAIIRDLDLLRPIYSLTAAYGHFGRELPEFTWEKTDRVEALRKAAGL
- a CDS encoding primosomal protein N' encodes the protein MSSENGSVDGGAEGAQPEQLALIRESVRNAKVPRAKPRTWRGAALAKELPVARVLVDKGVLHLDRYFDYAVPEELDADAQPGVRVRVRFGAGRGRVREGRREGGGLIDGFLVERLAESDYSGPLAALAQVVSSEPVLSEELLGLARAVADRYAGSLADVLQLAVPPRSARAEQRPSPEPLPPPAAPEAGSWGRYERGGAFLESLASGGAPRAVWNALPGPEWSEELARAVAATLASGRGALVVVPDGRAVARVDAALTSVLGEGRHAVLTADAGPEKRYREWLAVRRGAVRAVVGTRAAMFAPVRDLGLVALWDDGDDSHSEPHAPQPHAREVLLLRAAQDKCGFLLGSWSCTVEAAQLVESGWARPLVASREQVRAVAPLVRTVGDQDLARDEAARAARLPTLAWQAVREGLRHGPVLVQVPRRGYVPRMACANCREPARCRHCAGPLEGQESAAALRCGWCGREEGSWHCPECGGFRLRAQVVGARRTAEELGRAFPAVPVRTSGREHVLDTVPGAPALVVSTPGAEPVAEGGYAAALLLDGWAMLGRPDLRAGEDALRRWIAAAALVRAQEAGGTVVVVAEPTLRPVQALVRWDPVGHAVRELGERAELGFPPVSRMAAVSGAGEALAEFLAAAELPEEAELLGPVPLPVTGAAGPRRVGAPPVGERWERVLVRVPPGRGAALAAALKAAQASRMARGGGSAGEGAVWVRIDPPDIG